The DNA sequence gtggcaagaagctgtaacaacttaacctgttttacagaacacaagtactgatacggccaataatgaacccacatgaagggatcttcaggacattcctttatttctctaaccaggaatgggcagcaaaatgctggcatttatctgaactggaagccgtgttgctctcctttttctccttgagcacactgttatttgcagacttcactgcccagcccatcaatcctctcgtggccaattgctaaatggcacaagtaccaaaatacaggtgccagcataatcagcccagcactaatgcagcactgctttgatggtgcacaggagcacagaatggcttggcttggaagggacatttaaaggccatctagtcccaatggcctgcagtgagcagggacaccttgaactaggtcaggttgctcagagcaggagtttgaatgtctgcagggatggatgtccagctctctgggcaacctgtgccaggttttcataacaaacagtgtaaaaaatgtgtttctttcatctagtctgaatttaccatcttttagattaaaaccattccccctcggTTTGGTCACAAAAGactctactaaaaattctgtcccatctgttTACAAGCGCTCAgaaggccctgaaaggcagcaatcaggtgtccctggagtcttctctcttccaggctgaacactgtcagctctcccagcctgtctccaaagcagaagggctccagccctcagagcattttgtccctcctctggactagatcTCACGGGACCATGTCCTTCCTgccttggggacccagagcaggatgcagtactctgtcgtggtagagaccgagacactacaaagcaacacactccatttccagaaggcttcaaaccctgtttttattctagcctgcatgctttttctgCATTCTTAAAAAGCTCTTATGTTTACACTTTATTCATTGGTCACGAGAGACAAGCAAAATGCTCAATGGAATAGGccattgcaggtttctcttatttatctttctttcttggttttcatGTCAAAAACATTGGTAGGAAATTATTTCAGGGGTAAACATGGATCTTGTTATCAAACTTCTTGATGGCTCACAGAAATCACTATAAAACCCCTTCCAGAGTACTCCCAGTAGGGTCTCACCTGAGCGGAGGTggggaatcacctccttcaacctgctgggcactctcctttggatgcacatggctggctcatgtccagcctctaaTCTGGCTGCAACAccaagtccttctcagcagggctgctctgcatctCTTCATGCCCCAACcagtgagatcagctgagctgagactgtgtcacagcccttgggcagagcagctgggcaggatgagctcccttccgaagaaggcagatccagctccaaaaacaattccaccctggccttGAGGTCACAGAAGGCTCTGAGATCACAGAGgcgccagagccccgtggttgcacagcagcactaggagccagcagtcagtccttgagcacaactgttgcggctgcagcagcggtgctgacattggcaCAGCGGTGTTgggacagcagtggcagcaagagctgcgggactggcagagggcaaggcaccatggcccttgctctgcgcctcttcctcctgctcctcctggccgtggccctgtctaccagggctgcccaggctgctccactccAAGTGcagcgagcaggtgagccggcagcctggctgccctttcccggaacagcgctccctgctcccgggaagcgctggggatggttttgcacagggctttagggagggtttcctgtGTGGGAGTGAGAGAGCCCCCATggtccctgggctcctccagccacccatccagggatgttgcacagggcctgcaaagagggtggagagtgaccagagccagtccagagctccccaggcccctgtgcagctttggccttgtccactgacatctggcagccaaggccttacccgacccccttacagtgcccagttctctaagggagaggggaatcccagcacaccatggaaatgggtctgatcagatttgtgctcccctctagatgagcatACTAGGAAGGCTTCTTCAGCAGCTTGGCTTAATGAAGATTTCCAGGGTCTTAACCCTCcagcaggtatgttgtcaatgttgctaaaagaataatcattgagaacctggcaggaagcaggtgacaggagcttctgtggctgttgaattacaggtgtgtctgcaggaaagacttttcaggctcctttcctggttgctgcacacaagccccgctcccatggcaggggtgagtagtgtgtgcctgctgaccccacaggctgagccctggttctgtgggatccattcacctgaaatgcaaatgcttttcttaaggtcctccgagagggaggaacaaacctagaggagacagcaagtccctggaggcatccaaacagaTGGACAGGATctggagtgacctggagagacaacgtggtgggtgcatttccctcatgcttcccctgggactcagtagccgggggctttggctgtacatctggacacgctgtgcccggcacagcaggaagggatccatggcagcctcgctgccccatgctgctgctgctgctttgacacgctgcagggctgtttcccagtctggcctggctgcagcttctgcccagcctctgcaggaaggcatttggcatcagctgccagggagcccaaactgcaccatggcccaccctgagatcccctgcacttTCCCAGTCTGTGAGCGCATCTGGAGGGGCAGCTCTTTGGAGGAGGCAGGGCCCTGGTCTTTCTCCTTAATCTTATCCAttacttagacaagcattgcctcctgaggaTGCCACATTCCCATTGGGAAACAACCCCACCTAATTCacctgtcctttttcctttctgcagacatggaaggagagcctgtgctgaaggctgagtttcccagaggaagcagtggctccatggtagcctctgctgcaggaagggaggcgatgccaggcacaggcccaggaggtaattgctgtgcctctgggcctgagccctgctgaggcttcagctgccctctctgctgcttggcagtgcaggcacacagcattacctgacccccttgcagtgctcggttccctatacaaggggatcccagcacagcatggaacagttcccatctCTGCTCCTTTCTAGATTGGGAACGTGACTTCCATCACTGGGAAACgctgttaaagcacagtttaaggatgttgGAGCTTGGTGATGGTAGGTTTTCAGCAACACTTTGCTAACAGAGCAATCATTGTccaagtgtaatcattgtccagagtaatattcctctgtcatttcccttgAGATCCTCTGAAGTTTGATGGATTGTGGAAATCCTAGCCTCCAAATTTCTACTCTTGTACCCTAcagtgatcccacaggattgctggcagtgggaggaaggagcatttatctgtccatcttcctcccgtgtgcaatgccagtgtgtccttccgtgtgctctgtgcagccagggagaagagcagagagggaaggggccgggcccagggctgtgccccggggctgagcctttggcagctcctttgccagccccaaggagcctgagctgctcctgctgccactgccaagccctggccctgcccgggtctgggtttagagctgctggcagctccagggagtcctttctgcccacACAGCCCCCCAAGGGgccccttccatcccagtgtggggccactgcaggcacgaggtccccctcctcctgagtgggaggcagagctgagggagtgctttggagggcaccagtcacccaggtgccctcactgccactcaggcctgaaggagaatcttcagcagggtcacagcagctcttctgtcctgccgttctttgcagctaacccggttggtgaaagtgatctggcttcccaacccacgtccaggactgagcctcggggagatgctgagggtaggtcaaggcctttcccctggaagAGGTGCCAGCTCAAGAGCCCAAAGCTTGGCCAcagaggcagcgctgcaggtgccagcacagaaccatgcacgtgtgtccTCTTGCCCTGCACAATCccctcatgatttctgctcagcactggcagctgtctggggaagggagggccctggcccagACACAAAAGCCCAGATACTTTGTAAatcttttcccaatttttgataagcatgctgccttgaagatgccagcaaaggaatggggaattgttccatctgatccaattgtccttttttgtttctcaagtgatggaccaaaaggcagggctgaaggaggtgtTTCCCCAAGGAAGCAGGGGCTcactggcagcccctgctgcaggaaggaaggcgatgccagacacgggcacaggcacagcaggtaattgctgtgccgggctcagccctggccggggctgtgtggcagcagctcttcccccagggcctgcccttgcccagcccggcagcagccaaagctggaggcgccttggcttccaggcctctggagctggttcagagccccggggaaacgggactggtgcagcagcgtccctggtgctgcagctgctgcagagctggccctgagtgcccagaggcccaaggcacaggagcagcccccgagcgggagccctgccgccagcccagggccagagccagccctggctcccgactgggcaggggctgcgctggatcctgacagggcctgagcctgtcccctggggctgggggagctgtcacggggcagggagggccagggctggcagtggctgctcagggatggctttggcccatgtccctggcagcagccgctgcccaagcagctgcgcttccccgggctctcctcccggcctgctgggctttgttggctggcacagcctgtgccaagggccggcaaggtgcctgcaggccccagctctgggggaaacagagaacgtcctgcccatatccaccgtgctgccagctcagcagtgcagcacagcacgggctcacgctccccattgctcccacagatgcagccggcaccacaacacctGTTCCTGATGCCGAGGATGGCCTGGGAAGGGGcttctatatgggaacaggctgctgggcagggttaatggcaggcctgcttatTTTGGACCTTAT is a window from the Passer domesticus isolate bPasDom1 unplaced genomic scaffold, bPasDom1.hap1 HAP1_SCAFFOLD_104, whole genome shotgun sequence genome containing:
- the LOC135291702 gene encoding uncharacterized protein LOC135291702; amino-acid sequence: MDRIWSDLERQRDMEGEPVLKAEFPRGSSGSMVASAAGREAMPGTGPGDWERDFHHWETLLKHSLRMLELGDANPVGESDLASQPTSRTEPRGDAEVMDQKAGLKEVFPQGSRGSLAAPAAGRKAMPDTGTGTADAAGTTTPVPDAEDGLGRGFYMGTGCWAGLMAGLLILDLIIILCCVKIWCNWKKKWSTSGTSQVQPNTSVMENLACRRASLCQCPLSLPQVYYQLVAGSMLQALPRTAPSLPEGTGLAAHPGQEVQHSSQGMDYSQSYIYL